actcataccagcacaacacacactaacacaccaccaccatgtcagtgtcactgcagtgctgagaatgatccaccacctaaataatacctgctctgtagtggtccggggagagtcctgaccattgaagaacagcatgaaagggggctaacaaagcatgcacagaaacagatggactacagtcagtaattgtagaactacaaagtgcttctatatggtaagtggagctgataaaatagacagtgagtgtagaaacaaggaggtggtttaaatgtcatggctgatcgtgtaCACTGAACAGGTCATCACatggcacacacacaattttcacACGGGGAgcacaagcaaactccacacagaaaggatccggaccgccccacctgggaatcaaacccagttgatgtgaggtgacagtgctactcaccgagccaccgtgccgccctttaaGTAACTATCTTTTTTTTCTTGGAGACCCAAGGAGAGGaaacagggttagggttaggggtaagggttagggttaattaaaaaaaacaccatttGGAGCACCTATTCAGTTGTCTCATTGATTAATTAATGCATCAGAAtggctgtatttcttttctttcaagGTAAAAGTGTTGCTAAAACAATTTCATGAACCTGGAGCACAACTAAtcctattttataataaatataacaataaagtaattaagcaaaattaagAAACACATTTTGGCTTACCTCAATCGTggaataaaactgtaaaaattgCTTCAAGATATCCCAACCACAAGACCTATCACAAGAAGCTCACTTTAAACAAATGCTGATAATCCCAACACTGCAACATAGTTGGGAGGATCAGGAGGAATGAAAAACAGCTACCATCACGACTTTTCTATCCGTGTTGACCCCAGTTCTCACCGCACTGCTATTTCCTGTCTGTGATTTTCCAATAGAAACCCATGTACATGTCAATAGTTCCTGACCGGCTTGAATAAACGCCCCTGGCAAACTCAAGCAGCCACAGCAACGCTGCACATGTCACAACTTTAAACTACAGTCCTAAAAAGAGTGTAAAAGTATATTTATAATAAGTGATTACTGTTTAATGAAATGTTATCTTTGGAAGTTAAATGAAGAATTaaagttatttttaattaagaCAATGACTGTCATCCATGACACAAGTCTTTCATTTAATAGATTAGGAAGATTAGAGGTGTGAGTTATAGAGTCAAacaaagtacagtagacccttgagttacgaacggtttaccacaCGAATATTTCGGGTTAtgaacgatctgtttcaacttaacgtacgaacaaatttcggattacgaacagaaatttgcaaaacacgtgacatcacgaacaagttaactccgaccgtctctctctctctatatatatatatatatacagtgagcgaacattcggacagcggacggtgtttttttggtgttttctttatattttgtaaaattctatattaaaattgccccaaataaggtgcagagaaagcgtagtggtgagaaaatgaacaaatctattacatttgttgttgtataattattcctgccagtaggtgtcactgtgtatcagacagaggggacagtgagagagagagagagagaagaaggaattcggctaagttaagtattctttcttttgtgcaattacacctacaaaatacaacactattgaaataaagaaggaaataatagagaaatatgagttattgttgtgtctggtagatacattttatataaaaagaagattacttattattaatgtattacagtgtatggtacagaacacgtactgtactgaaatgtggtgtgtgttttatgtacagtacaactgtgtatcatttattattgtttattacagtattatctattctataatttaagatttaagggaaaatatacttgtatttataacaaaaaagaccatttaagacattagaaaggttaggtaagggggtggtttgggaggtctggcacagattaattctatttacattatttcctatgggaaaaataggtttaactaacaaacattttgacttaagaacagcccttcggaaccaattaaattcgtaagtcaagggtctactgtatatgtcTATTTTTCAAGCATACATACCCCAATTCTGGGACAGTATATCAAAATAGAGTGAAAAGTAGCAGGTGAAATGGTACCAGTGAATGTAtcataattaaatttaaaaggACACATCAAAGACTCTTTGTCTTTGTAAGTTCAAAACTTGATAGACTTGTCAGacttgcaaataatttaggtctttcaccatctaccgtacatgaTATTGTAAAAGGATTCACATAATCTGGGAAAATCTTAATCTGGGTAGGGCAAGCTAGATTTGTTCAAAAAATTGTCACAAAATCTTAAAAAGCTTTATTGTGTAACACGTTTCAGTAGTTTATAATTAATAGAagatgtgttttagtggttcTCACACCGGACGGACAAATTCCCTCCCAACGTAAGGTGCCAATTTGgattttttccccccaactCTGGTTAAAAACACTccaacaaacactaacaaatcCCCCCAAAGTTCAGAGCACGTTTTCAGTATTGGCTTTCACACACTGAATTTGCTCCCTGTTGAGGTTATGATTGATCTTTTAACCAAATTATGTCAAGGGGACTGAATTATATCGTTGGTGGAACTATTGAAAATCAATCTGAATTACAAACATGCCACAGTGCATTCTCATCAACGAGCATTTGTTCATCTGTGACTGTCTCACTTGACCTTCAACTGTACAATATCAATGTGAAATTAAATGGGAATTACTAGTGCACACATAGTTCTAAACAAGCTTACAGTTTGTCCGtttttgctgctataacagcttccGCTCTTATGGGCATTTAACTGCAGGGATTCGCTTCCATTTACCATCAAAGtaatgggcagtgatagctcagttgtTAGGGTAAATTAgatggttgccggttcaagccccacgtacccgactgcatcttttcacctgcacaaggtgagtttatatgcagatcagacttgtgcacagagagccacaccctgattctCATTATACCTCtagtctgtgcagacaccatcaatcagccagcagagattgtaattgcatcagttatgaggtccctatccagcatGGATGAACAATCGCCAAacgttgtttatgtagccgcccagcttagccagatggcagagctgagattcgatacgatgtattcgaaatcccagctctggtgtgctagcgtattttaccgctgcgccacctgagcggccgataATAAGACTTTGATGGATTGATTACCCAAGCTGGCAACAAAATTAATAACATGCTACAACTTTCTGGCACTTTTTTGGTGTGGAGAACGTCCAATGACCTGCACAGAAACCAGCCCCCCTTAACTAGAACTTCAACTAGACCagaggtgtccaaacttttcttgttgggggccagatggagtaaaaaatatgtaaacacaaaaTCGAACAGACCTacttgattactaacaattacgcTTCCTTTTTATTTGACTAATGATCTATCTTTGATTTCACCCaccagtttacactgatcagccataacattaaaaccacctttgtttctacacactttgtccattttatcagctccacttaccatatagaagcactttgtagttctacaattactgactgtagtcctttttttttttgtctgttagccccctttcatgctattcctcaatggtcaggactctcccaggaccactacagagcaggtattatttgggggggtggatcattctcagcactgcagtgacactgacatggtggtggtgtgttagtggtatgagaatagtccaccaaccaaaaatatccagccaacagcaccccgtaggcagtgtcctgtgaccactgatgaaggtctagaagatgaccaactcaaacagcagcaatagatgagcgatcgtctctgactttacatctacaatgcggaccaactaggtaggagtgtctaatagagtggacagtgagtggacacggtatttgaaaaactccagcagcgctgctgtctgatccactcataccagcacaacacacactaacacaccaccaccatgtcagtgtcactgcagtgctgagaatgatcaccatctaaataatacctgctctgtggttggtcctgaccattgaagaacagagtgaaagcagtctaaaaagatatgtagagaaacagatggactacagtcagtaattgtagaactacaaagtgcttctacatggtaagtggagctgataaaatggacagtgagtttagaaacaaggaggtggttttaatattatggctgatcggtgtaggtgTAACGCTAACGTTTTAGGGAGAGGGAAATAAGATGTGAAGTACAAACGGTTTTTTGAACCTGCTTAATAGTGGCccaactttaattttatttctagcCGTTTCAAAAATAGTAGCGGACCATCGTTTGGACATTCCTGAACTAGATTGGGAGTCCCTGTTTCAACAGCAAGTAGGTGACTCCCCAGTCCATTTAGCTTACCCTTCCTCAAATATACCAGTTATCTCTGTAGAGTGCCCGTCCATAAACCCTGAAGCTGAGTCAGAGCTTAACAGTCCTGTTAATGGGTTCTCTAAGCCTCAGCTTCCTATTCAGACCCCCTCAAACTGATCGATAAGCAATTGTTTACCACAAAATTAGCTTCCCTACTAATCAATGACTGTATAAGAGTGAGGTTTCCCTCCAGCAAAGAGAATGAAAGGACACAGGcaaaagtcaaaagtatgtggtcgCCTGGCCACATAGTCTCTACAACGttaaaataaaggttcaagtgaattaacaaatcacgagtttttattgcattttataaactgtctcaacttttcagGATATATggtttgtaaatatatatggAAAAATTGACATAGCACTGAAAACGTACCAATTTCTCTGGTTTTACTATTACAGGTGGAGCCAAAATCAATTCTAGGTTGTTTATTTGGCACAGTCATCCAGCTACCGACCTGGCCAGTTTTCTAGAAGAGAAGGGTGGATTGGACGTTCTTAAAACTGCCACTGCAAAATacatgactgtagtccatctgtttctctgcatgcttcattagctcctttcatgctgttcttcaatggtcaggactctcccaggaccactacagagtaggtattatttgggtggtggatcattctcagcactgagtagacacggtatttaaaaactccagcagcactgctgtgtctgacccactcataccagcacaacacacactaacacacctaacACTAACACAgcgctgagaacgatccaccacctaaacactACCagctctgtggcggtcctgaccattgaagaacagggtgaaagcaggctaaaaaggtatgtagagaaacagatggacaacagtcagtaattgtagaactacaaagtgcttctatatggtaagtggagctgataaaattaacacggtgtagaaacaaggaagtagttttaatgttatggctgatcagtgtacatcagtatagcaaacaaaacaaaaaaacactatatggccaaagtagGTGGACACCTTCTTCCAAAACCATATGTATGAATATGGGACTGGCCAGCATGTTAatttgaagtgtgtgtgagagggggGAAATTGTGTCAATTCACTCtccaaagcatttgtgagatctGAGTCAAGCCATGACTTTAAAGACCTGGCTAAGTGCATAAATTGTTGCAATTGGAAGCAAAATTTGTCCTATATTTGTGCTCACAGGTGTGGCTAAAATAATTGACCCCGATAATAAGCGGGTGTGTCCAttcacttttggccatatagtataacAGCAGTTAAATAAATCAGATCTGGACTGTTTTGCTTAAAAGGACAGTGAAAAGCCAGAAATATCCCAGTAAATGCCTGAGCAAAGTGAACCCTAATGCAATGGCTTATTCCGTTCTGTTCCAACCTTAACCCGAGGACAGATGAAGCAAACTTGATTAATGTCGTTTACACAGATGACCGCCAAAACAAGCAATGCGCTCATGTGATACACCGAGGCAAGATCAGTTACAGTccagtctgtttgtgtgtgtgtgcatctgacTCTGTTGTCTGTTTAACTGTTGTGTGGTTTCACTCCACCACCAGCTCGAAACACTCAGCTTCTTCAAACTCAGCATTCATCTGTGCAGCTAGAACGTCCAATTCTGACATCtacaaagaaaaacacagaatGAAATGATAAGTATATACACcgccgccttgtttctacacacattgtccattttataaacttcacttaccatataggagcactttgtagttctacaattactgactgtagtccatctgtttctctgcatgctttgttagccccctttcatgctgttcttcaatggtcaggactctcccaggaccactacagagcaggtattatttgggtggtggatcattctcagcactgcagtggcagtgacactgacatggtggtggtgtgttagtgtgtgttgtgctaaacaccttactgtcactgctggactgagaatagtccaccaaccaaacatatatccagccagcagcgccccgtgggccgcgtcctgtgaccactgatgaaggtctagaagatgaccgactcaaacagcagcaatagatgagcgatcgtctctgactttacatctacaaggtggaccgactaggtaggagtgtctaatagagtggacagtgagtggacacggtatttaaaaactccagcagcgctgctgtgtctgatccacacaccaccaccatgtcagtgtcactgcagtgctgagaatgatccaccacctaaataatacctgctgtggtggtcctgaccattgaagaacagggtgaaagcaaacgTAGAGAgtatgtactacagtcagtaattgtagaactacaaagtgctcctatatggtaaatggagctgatgaaatggacaacGTGCACATGACATTTAGATGACCTCCTCCCTCACCTTTATCTGCTGAACCCTCTTCCTCCGAGTGTTCTTCTTTACCAAGCAAACACCAGGGATGTTCAGGTCAGGCTCTGGCGTGTTACAGACACTGTCGTTAGCTGCCGACAGGTTGAAGGATCCCACACCAATAGAAGACGACGCTCCCTTTGACACGTCGGCTTTACGGATCACCTCAGGGGTCTGAAGCTTCTCGAAGCCGAACAGCGTCTCCCGGCGAGAGGGGGATGAGGCGGACTGAGGTTTGGGGCTCTCGAAAGAGCGGTCATTCATGCTCGAGCGGCTGTACGAGCGGCGGACTTTGTTGGACCACACGGGGTCCTGCTCTGGTTCTATGGGTCTAGGAGGAGGGGATGCAGGGGGCTGAATAGGGGAGAGGATTGTAGGCTTGGGTGTAGTCGTCTCGGCTTGTTTTGGACTCGAGCCTTTTGATCTTTTTCTCCCAGAACTGGATCTAggaggaagggaggaaggaggCTGAATAGGGGAGAGGATTGTAGGCTTGGGTGTAGTCGTCTCGGCTTGTTTTGGACTCGAGCCTTTTGATCTTTTTCTCCCAGAACTGGATCTAggaggaagggaggaaggaggCTGAATGGGGGAGAGGATTGTAGGCTTGGATGTAGCCGTCTCGACTTGCTTTGGACTCGAGCCTTTTGATCTTTTTCTCCCAGAACTGGACCGAGAAAGAGGGGGTGCAGGGGACTGAATAGGAGAGAGGACTGTAGGCTTGGATGTAGTCGTCTCGGCTTGTTTTGGACTCGAGCCTTTGGATCTTTTTCTGCCAACAATGGATGATCTTTCCTCATTTTCATTGGTTGGTTCTGATGTAATCtgtaaaaacagttttaaattaaatgatataaGATCGTCTGCACGGTGCAGTCTGCATGGAAAAGCGCTGCTAATTTTAAATCcctgtttttatatttacctGGGTTTTCCTTGGTGCAATTTTTCGCACTAGGATGGACCGTTTAACAGGCACACTGGGAACCTAGAAAAAGAAGAATGcccatatttgtcatttatacatatacaggtgtacagtacaatgacattcttttgctgcatatcccagcttgtttggatgctGGGGTCAGGGTGCagtgtcagccattgtacagcacccctggagcagacagggttaagggccttgctcaaggacccaacagcactGCAAAGATTTTTATAACATGCTGCTAaaaatcactcacacactcacaaagaCAGATAGATTACGGCTCCACTTGTAACATCTACTCACCTCAATTTTAGGAGGCAAGTTTTCTTCATTCCCAGACAGCCGGGCAGATTTCCTTTGTGGTGGGCTGCTTCCATTTGTTTCTATGAAATAAAGAATCAATAAATAAGCTATAGTCGGTAAAGTGTGGACCACAATCATAATGTAAAATATAGTACATCACTTTATGGGGTACTGTCAGGTGTCTAAGCTTATATTACTGCACTAGTACTAATATGTTAGATGTTACATAAATAgtgaataataattattattattatttattaagattttaacatcatgttttacactctttggttacattcatgacagaaatcgtagttattcgttacaccaaatttatcagttcacaagtttaaggtgaaacacagtcatggacaatttagtgtctccaattcacctcacttgcatgtctttggactgtgggaggaaaccggagcacccggaggaaacccacacagacacgggaagaacatgcaaactccacacagaaaggacccggaccgccccacctggggatcgaacccaggaccaccttgctgtaaggcgacagtgctacccacttagccaccgtgccgcccccctcTCTTAGTATGTCAACTATGATCCGTAACAAGGAATTAAAGGACAACAAAGTTATATAGCAGCAAATCaataagttgctgtatgtacaaTTTGATCCAATTGACATTGATGTTTAGAAATCATACAATAACGTACACAAGAActcaaatgtcttttttttt
The DNA window shown above is from Trichomycterus rosablanca isolate fTriRos1 chromosome 26, fTriRos1.hap1, whole genome shotgun sequence and carries:
- the cdca5 gene encoding sororin encodes the protein MSSSRTPRPVSSGQGSKNNNISKTNGSSPPQRKSARLSGNEENLPPKIEVPSVPVKRSILVRKIAPRKTQITSEPTNENEERSSIVGRKRSKGSSPKQAETTTSKPTVLSPIQSPAPPLSRSSSGRKRSKGSSPKQVETATSKPTILSPIQPPSSLPPRSSSGRKRSKGSSPKQAETTTPKPTILSPIQPPSSLPPRSSSGRKRSKGSSPKQAETTTPKPTILSPIQPPASPPPRPIEPEQDPVWSNKVRRSYSRSSMNDRSFESPKPQSASSPSRRETLFGFEKLQTPEVIRKADVSKGASSSIGVGSFNLSAANDSVCNTPEPDLNIPGVCLVKKNTRRKRVQQIKMSELDVLAAQMNAEFEEAECFELVVE